The Halalkalicoccus sp. CGA53 genome window below encodes:
- a CDS encoding CaiB/BaiF CoA transferase family protein, translating into MSAPLSDITVIELTQMIAGPHAGMHLADMGADVIKIERPEFGEIARNVEPKVGGESFYYMTVNRGKRSVTLDLKSDEGREALLSIVDEADIVIENYTPGTVSELGIDYEIVRERNPEIIYCSVSGFGQTGPRKYEAGVDFVVQAYTGVASVTRDTDGRPLRMGVTVSDLAGAMYALQAILASLRRRDREGVGDYIDVSLTDSLISFLSTRAGYSFATNEPFPSVGRTHVYFAPEGIFKTGDGHIQISTVTEQHWDDLCEVLDSDELLNRPEFDTIDDRCEHSEELTIALETVLQERPAEEWVDRITRNGVPAAEVNDTYSIWEEEHTEARDMQFEVQTASGEKFPTISYPVKHDAWEWEGDEYIAPLGGDTEVVLQSVGYDDDEIETFREDGII; encoded by the coding sequence ATGTCCGCCCCGTTAAGCGATATCACGGTCATTGAGCTTACCCAGATGATTGCAGGTCCCCACGCGGGGATGCATCTTGCCGATATGGGGGCTGACGTGATTAAAATCGAACGTCCTGAGTTCGGGGAGATCGCCAGGAACGTCGAACCGAAAGTCGGTGGAGAGAGCTTCTACTACATGACCGTCAATCGTGGAAAGCGAAGCGTGACATTGGACCTGAAATCGGACGAGGGACGAGAGGCACTGCTTTCTATCGTCGATGAAGCTGACATCGTCATCGAGAACTACACCCCAGGGACGGTATCGGAGTTAGGAATCGATTACGAGATCGTGCGCGAACGGAACCCGGAAATCATCTACTGTTCGGTCAGTGGATTCGGACAGACCGGTCCGCGCAAATACGAGGCCGGCGTCGATTTCGTGGTTCAAGCGTATACGGGGGTTGCCTCCGTGACGCGTGATACGGACGGACGGCCACTCCGGATGGGCGTCACTGTTTCAGATCTAGCGGGCGCCATGTACGCGCTCCAGGCAATCCTCGCGAGTCTCAGACGCCGCGACCGCGAAGGGGTAGGCGACTACATCGACGTTTCGCTGACCGACAGCCTCATTTCGTTCCTGAGTACCCGTGCGGGGTACTCCTTTGCGACCAACGAACCATTCCCCTCAGTAGGTCGAACGCACGTGTACTTCGCCCCGGAGGGCATCTTCAAGACGGGCGACGGACATATCCAAATTTCGACGGTAACAGAACAACACTGGGACGACCTTTGTGAGGTTTTAGACAGCGACGAGTTGCTCAATCGGCCGGAGTTCGATACGATCGACGATCGGTGCGAACATTCAGAGGAACTCACCATAGCGCTTGAAACCGTGCTCCAAGAGCGACCGGCCGAAGAATGGGTCGACCGAATAACGCGGAATGGGGTCCCGGCGGCGGAGGTTAACGACACGTATTCCATCTGGGAGGAAGAACACACCGAGGCCCGGGACATGCAGTTCGAGGTCCAAACGGCTAGCGGTGAGAAATTTCCGACGATATCGTACCCCGTAAAACACGACGCATGGGAGTGGGAAGGTGACGAGTACATCGCGCCGCTGGGTGGAGACACGGAGGTCGTGCTCCAATCGGTGGGGTACGATGATGACGAGATCGAAACGTTTCGCGAAGATGGCATCATCTAG
- a CDS encoding creatininase family protein has translation MFHELLAETWLTKPKADVRNLASKDGSILVVPVGATEQHGCHLPTGTDTILATAAAQAGADRVEDDVPVLLTPPLWIGYSPHHLPFGGTISAEHNTFVDTVVETVDSAAQNGFDAIMLLNGHGGNKSLLSTATSVAGRKNPDVEVSTLFYLDLLGPHVDDIKRSDVPGTHGGELETALMLSVCPQLVDEDEMSSTPQEEPYANTATGLLDAGSVSVYRTFDEYTESGTLGDPSAATAEAGDRALELVGDEIATILRSIHEYVRAQDP, from the coding sequence ATGTTCCACGAACTGCTAGCGGAAACATGGTTGACTAAGCCGAAAGCGGACGTTCGAAACCTCGCGAGCAAGGATGGATCAATTTTGGTCGTCCCAGTCGGCGCTACCGAACAACACGGATGTCACCTGCCGACTGGAACCGATACAATCCTAGCAACCGCGGCTGCTCAAGCAGGCGCTGATCGCGTCGAAGATGACGTACCGGTGTTGCTCACACCTCCGCTCTGGATCGGCTACTCCCCGCACCACCTGCCGTTCGGCGGGACAATTTCCGCGGAGCACAACACATTTGTTGACACCGTCGTGGAGACGGTCGATTCAGCGGCGCAAAATGGGTTCGACGCCATCATGTTACTTAACGGTCACGGGGGTAACAAGTCGCTCCTCTCAACGGCTACGTCCGTCGCCGGTCGGAAGAACCCTGACGTCGAGGTATCTACGCTCTTCTACCTCGATCTGCTGGGTCCACACGTAGACGATATCAAACGGAGTGATGTTCCCGGAACGCACGGCGGAGAACTTGAGACAGCGTTGATGCTCTCGGTTTGTCCCCAGCTCGTCGACGAGGATGAGATGTCATCGACTCCTCAGGAGGAGCCGTATGCGAATACGGCTACTGGCCTGCTGGACGCTGGGAGCGTATCGGTGTACCGAACGTTCGACGAGTACACCGAGTCGGGAACGCTAGGCGATCCCAGTGCGGCTACCGCCGAGGCCGGGGACCGCGCGCTCGAACTGGTCGGGGACGAGATAGCGACGATACTTAGATCGATCCACGAATACGTTCGCGCACAGGACCCCTAG
- a CDS encoding alpha/beta fold hydrolase, with protein sequence MRSYEVTSSDGVTLRVDAAGDPHSRPIVFVHGYSQSRLCWQRQFESDLIDDYLLVAFDNRGHGDSEKPRDAYDDPSYWANDVRAVLESLDRSEPVLVCWSYGGLIVTDYFAVYGTEEVSGVNYVGAITEKGTADAVQFAGDAFIVLMEGLESCETKESVTTLGEFIELCVNEPLDPIDFHFMLGYNLKTPPHVREALQTRIVDNESVLEEVRIPVLLTHGECDPVVLRAAAEKHADVFPAAKTSFYPDIGHSPFWEAPDRFNTELRAFVERL encoded by the coding sequence ATGAGATCGTACGAAGTCACCAGCTCCGACGGAGTGACACTCAGGGTGGACGCAGCCGGTGACCCCCATTCGCGCCCAATTGTATTCGTTCACGGCTACTCACAGTCGCGTCTTTGCTGGCAGCGGCAGTTTGAATCTGATCTCATCGACGACTACTTGCTCGTCGCGTTCGACAATCGCGGCCATGGAGATTCGGAGAAACCCCGTGACGCGTACGACGACCCGTCCTACTGGGCGAACGACGTCCGAGCGGTTCTCGAGAGCCTTGACCGGTCCGAGCCGGTATTGGTCTGCTGGTCATACGGCGGACTCATCGTCACTGACTACTTCGCCGTTTACGGTACCGAGGAAGTCTCGGGAGTGAACTACGTCGGTGCGATTACTGAAAAGGGGACGGCCGACGCTGTTCAATTCGCCGGCGACGCATTCATCGTGCTCATGGAAGGGCTTGAGTCATGCGAGACCAAAGAGAGCGTGACAACACTTGGTGAATTTATCGAGCTGTGCGTGAACGAACCGCTCGACCCGATCGATTTTCACTTCATGCTCGGATACAATCTCAAAACCCCTCCACACGTCCGCGAAGCACTGCAGACGCGGATTGTCGACAACGAATCGGTTCTCGAGGAGGTACGGATTCCGGTGCTATTGACCCACGGTGAGTGCGATCCCGTTGTGTTGCGGGCGGCGGCCGAAAAGCACGCTGACGTGTTTCCCGCCGCCAAGACATCGTTCTATCCCGATATCGGCCACTCCCCCTTCTGGGAGGCACCCGACCGGTTCAACACGGAATTGCGGGCTTTCGTTGAGCGGCTCTAA
- a CDS encoding iron-containing alcohol dehydrogenase family protein, producing MTTSPPFAFDYDPGTIVYGRGCIEDLGETLNRRNLERALIVCGSNVGSNNGVMDPVAAGLDDRLVGVFDETTPAKDIRMAYHGSRLMQEQDADVLICVGGGSTLDVAKVMALVDASDRPFDEIVEETKETGVVPTPPISALVTPMVVIPTTLAGADMSSGGGIKLRPEPAGEPPLDGETRAARFSDDRLTPEALFYDPSMFETTPRSVLVGSAMNGFDKGIETIYSGSPSAITDATAIHGLRLLRESVSELGATDRAPDVIERVVAGTILVQYGRQTSVIHAFGHGISFHYPVQQGKAHGVLAPHVLEYLLDRVDGRRELLATGLGIDADGYSNDEIAAEIVDAVVAVRDSLKLPSRLRDLEGVSRDHLPAIATAIAEDQNLERNPLGLNPDAKDIESVLERSW from the coding sequence ATGACGACTAGTCCACCGTTCGCGTTCGACTACGATCCCGGAACCATCGTTTACGGGCGGGGGTGCATTGAGGACCTCGGCGAGACGCTCAATAGACGCAACCTTGAGCGGGCGCTCATTGTCTGCGGCTCGAACGTCGGGAGCAACAACGGCGTCATGGACCCTGTCGCGGCGGGTCTCGACGACAGGCTCGTGGGGGTATTCGACGAAACCACGCCGGCAAAGGACATCCGGATGGCTTACCATGGGTCGAGACTGATGCAAGAGCAGGACGCCGACGTCCTAATCTGCGTCGGGGGCGGAAGCACGCTCGACGTGGCGAAGGTGATGGCGTTAGTCGATGCGTCAGACCGGCCGTTCGACGAGATCGTAGAAGAAACCAAGGAGACTGGAGTTGTACCGACACCACCGATCTCGGCATTGGTAACGCCAATGGTCGTAATTCCGACCACATTGGCGGGCGCGGATATGTCCAGCGGGGGTGGCATCAAACTTCGTCCGGAACCTGCCGGCGAACCGCCGTTGGACGGCGAAACGCGAGCCGCCCGGTTCAGCGACGATCGGCTTACCCCGGAAGCACTGTTCTACGATCCCTCGATGTTCGAAACGACGCCACGTTCCGTACTGGTAGGATCTGCCATGAATGGGTTCGATAAAGGAATCGAAACGATCTACTCGGGGTCACCGTCCGCGATCACGGACGCGACGGCGATCCACGGCCTCCGACTTCTACGCGAATCTGTTTCCGAACTCGGTGCGACGGATCGAGCGCCCGACGTCATCGAACGAGTGGTCGCCGGAACCATCCTGGTTCAGTACGGGCGACAGACCAGCGTTATCCATGCGTTCGGTCACGGGATCTCCTTTCACTATCCGGTTCAGCAGGGTAAAGCACACGGCGTGCTGGCCCCCCACGTGCTCGAGTACCTCCTCGATCGCGTCGACGGGCGGCGCGAACTGCTCGCGACCGGGCTTGGAATCGACGCTGACGGTTACTCAAACGACGAGATTGCAGCGGAGATCGTCGACGCTGTCGTGGCGGTCCGCGATTCCCTGAAACTCCCCTCGCGTCTGCGAGATCTTGAGGGCGTGTCGCGAGATCACCTCCCAGCAATCGCGACCGCGATCGCCGAGGACCAGAACCTCGAGCGTAATCCACTGGGACTCAATCCAGACGCGAAGGATATCGAATCGGTCCTCGAGCGGTCCTGGTGA
- the purB gene encoding adenylosuccinate lyase produces the protein MQHTTGALFKDAFGTPEMRDVFNERVYVDRFMTAEAALARAQAELGIIPEDAATKITETASVDRIDLDDVERKIAEIDLFTVAIIETWKEAIGDAGEYIHWGATSQDIGDTAMLLLVRDGVRLLRAELDEITETLERLASEHAETPMIGRTHHVHALPITFGLKAADWLDELNRRDERLANAADKALVVEFFGAVGSLASLGEDGLEVQRRFADQLDLAVPNTAWFASRDRLLDLINAIAALGGTLSRIARQVLVLNREEINELSEPVPEGAIGSSTMPHKRNPVNSERTIALGALLRGHANVMASLVEHHDERDAGLWYAEYAVIPEAFLYVHRALRNTREVLEGLTVNATAMRKNAEIHGGLVASEAVMMALAESLGRVTAHDIVHKAAMEAYESERSFEEILLENDDVAKTLSADAIAELTDPTRYTGVSSVIAQRTVEDSRAK, from the coding sequence ATGCAACACACGACCGGTGCGCTGTTCAAGGACGCGTTTGGCACCCCGGAGATGCGCGACGTATTCAACGAGCGAGTGTATGTCGACCGCTTCATGACCGCTGAAGCTGCTCTGGCTCGTGCCCAAGCAGAGCTTGGAATCATTCCTGAGGATGCCGCAACGAAAATCACCGAGACGGCATCGGTCGACCGAATCGACCTCGATGACGTCGAACGGAAAATCGCCGAAATCGACCTTTTCACCGTGGCCATCATCGAAACGTGGAAGGAAGCGATCGGAGATGCCGGCGAATACATTCACTGGGGGGCGACCAGCCAGGACATCGGCGATACAGCCATGCTGCTCCTCGTTCGCGACGGCGTCAGGTTGCTGCGCGCGGAATTAGACGAGATCACAGAAACTCTAGAACGTCTGGCAAGCGAGCACGCGGAGACACCGATGATAGGGCGGACCCATCACGTTCACGCCTTGCCGATCACGTTCGGACTCAAAGCGGCGGACTGGCTCGACGAACTGAACCGCCGCGACGAGCGGCTGGCGAACGCCGCCGATAAGGCTCTCGTGGTCGAATTCTTCGGTGCCGTCGGCTCACTGGCATCGCTCGGGGAAGATGGCCTAGAGGTGCAGCGGCGCTTCGCCGACCAGCTCGACCTCGCGGTCCCGAATACCGCATGGTTCGCATCTCGAGATCGGTTACTAGATCTGATCAATGCAATAGCTGCCCTCGGTGGCACGCTCAGCCGGATCGCTCGCCAGGTGCTGGTACTGAATCGCGAAGAAATCAACGAACTCTCGGAACCCGTACCCGAGGGAGCTATCGGGTCGTCGACGATGCCTCATAAACGCAATCCTGTGAACAGTGAGCGCACGATCGCACTGGGGGCGTTGCTTCGCGGGCACGCGAACGTGATGGCGTCACTCGTCGAGCATCACGACGAACGCGATGCTGGTCTGTGGTACGCCGAATACGCGGTGATTCCGGAGGCGTTTCTCTACGTCCACCGGGCGTTGCGCAACACTCGAGAGGTGCTGGAGGGATTGACGGTCAACGCCACAGCCATGCGGAAGAACGCTGAGATTCACGGTGGTCTAGTAGCCTCGGAGGCGGTGATGATGGCGCTCGCGGAATCGCTCGGGAGGGTCACGGCTCATGATATCGTTCATAAAGCCGCCATGGAAGCGTACGAGAGCGAGCGATCGTTCGAGGAAATTCTACTCGAGAACGATGACGTTGCGAAAACACTATCCGCAGATGCGATAGCGGAATTGACCGATCCGACCCGGTACACCGGGGTCTCGAGCGTGATCGCTCAACGCACCGTCGAGGACAGCAGAGCCAAGTAG
- a CDS encoding IclR family transcriptional regulator, which translates to MRDGVGSHNTVKSVEIAMQVVETLKDKGGMGVTEIAEEMGLPKSTSHRHLKTLADKGYLVKDGTTYRTGLRFLEIGEAARTRLPGSEIIRPKVKKIAIETGEKAQFFVEEHGKAVYVYQETGDQAVELEFGVGERVPLHSTAGGKAILSKWSDDRIEKYVETCDFTEITSYTITDPDELFDEIERTRERGYGLNKEEHYEGFIAVGVPVLGKSATVLGALSVGGPINRMKGDRLENEILTLLLGVSNELELNLRYS; encoded by the coding sequence ATGAGAGACGGTGTAGGTTCACACAATACCGTGAAATCGGTCGAGATAGCGATGCAGGTTGTCGAGACGCTCAAGGACAAGGGTGGAATGGGCGTGACGGAAATTGCCGAGGAGATGGGCCTCCCGAAGAGCACTTCCCACCGGCATTTGAAGACCTTAGCAGACAAAGGGTACTTAGTGAAAGACGGAACGACGTACCGTACTGGGCTCCGATTTCTCGAGATCGGTGAAGCCGCTCGCACCCGTCTACCCGGTAGTGAAATAATCCGACCGAAGGTCAAAAAAATCGCTATTGAGACGGGTGAGAAGGCACAATTTTTCGTCGAGGAGCACGGGAAAGCGGTGTACGTTTACCAAGAAACCGGTGACCAGGCCGTGGAGCTCGAATTCGGCGTCGGTGAGCGAGTGCCCTTACACTCAACGGCTGGCGGGAAGGCTATCTTGTCAAAGTGGTCGGATGATCGGATCGAAAAGTACGTCGAAACGTGCGACTTTACCGAGATTACTTCATATACGATCACGGACCCTGACGAACTGTTCGACGAAATCGAACGCACGCGAGAGCGAGGGTACGGGCTCAACAAAGAGGAACACTACGAAGGGTTCATCGCAGTTGGTGTACCTGTTCTGGGCAAGTCGGCTACAGTTCTCGGCGCGTTGAGCGTAGGCGGGCCGATCAATCGAATGAAGGGCGATCGACTCGAGAACGAGATCCTGACCCTTCTACTGGGCGTATCGAACGAATTGGAACTCAACCTCCGATATTCGTAA